A single Phytohabitans houttuyneae DNA region contains:
- a CDS encoding TAXI family TRAP transporter solute-binding subunit has translation MRTRTFAAVLALGLSAAGLAGCGGRQDAAGTDAGGDVTCEVAGDVRVGIATGNATGVYFALGNAYAEQISEATGGKVKATAAETGASVQNIQQLVAGTYQVAFSLADTAADAVQGKGSFEAPQPVQALSRIYTNYTQVVVRTDAGITTVEQMKGKRVSTGSPRSGTEVIANRLLTAAGLDPAKDVSAQRLDLTKTVDGMKDGSIDAMFWSGGLPTPGITDLFTTAKDQVRFIDITPLLPKMKEVNPVYEENVIPAATYGMTADAKTIVVPNLLLVKQDTDPNVVCALTKALFERQPQLAQANAAAKEIGLDKARQTTPVTLHRGAAKALDDLGAPA, from the coding sequence ATGAGAACTCGCACTTTCGCCGCCGTCCTCGCGCTCGGGCTGAGCGCGGCCGGGCTGGCCGGTTGCGGCGGGCGGCAGGACGCCGCCGGTACCGACGCGGGTGGCGACGTCACCTGCGAGGTGGCCGGCGACGTGCGGGTCGGCATCGCGACCGGCAACGCCACCGGCGTGTACTTCGCGCTCGGCAACGCCTACGCGGAGCAGATCTCCGAGGCCACCGGCGGCAAGGTCAAGGCCACCGCGGCCGAGACCGGCGCCTCGGTACAGAACATCCAGCAGCTGGTGGCCGGCACGTACCAGGTCGCCTTCTCGCTCGCGGACACCGCGGCCGACGCGGTGCAGGGCAAGGGGAGCTTCGAGGCGCCCCAGCCGGTGCAGGCGCTGTCCCGCATCTACACCAACTACACCCAGGTCGTCGTCCGCACGGACGCCGGCATCACCACCGTGGAGCAGATGAAGGGCAAGCGGGTCTCGACCGGCTCGCCCCGGTCGGGCACCGAGGTGATCGCCAACCGCCTGCTCACCGCCGCCGGCCTCGACCCGGCCAAGGACGTGTCCGCCCAGCGCCTGGACCTCACCAAGACCGTCGACGGCATGAAGGACGGCTCGATCGACGCGATGTTCTGGTCCGGCGGCCTGCCCACGCCCGGCATCACCGACCTCTTCACCACCGCGAAGGACCAGGTGCGGTTCATCGACATCACGCCGCTGCTGCCGAAGATGAAGGAGGTCAACCCGGTCTACGAGGAGAACGTGATCCCGGCCGCCACCTACGGGATGACCGCGGACGCCAAGACCATCGTGGTGCCGAACCTGCTGCTGGTGAAGCAGGACACCGACCCGAACGTGGTGTGCGCCCTCACCAAGGCCCTCTTCGAGCGCCAGCCGCAGCTGGCACAGGCCAACGCGGCCGCGAAGGAGATCGGCCTCGACAAGGCCCGCCAGACCACGCCGGTGACGCTGCACCGCGGCGCGGCCAAGGCCCTGGACGACCTCGGGGCACCCGCCTGA
- a CDS encoding TRAP transporter permease: protein MSERRDGAPRSGEPPVSTVEDEPGRGPGAAPDPPRDAPGPPPGEPLVVYDDEERPARRLTGPVERGVAVVAFAVAVLVLWQVFRPLAQGSQYYLIIFLAGVLPLVFLGYRAGLPVPARLRRAPAAARERDLPGPLDWVLAAVTLAVCLYPLLPFAVGEAGGGYNAFLDRQGLLAPADVAMGGVLLLLVLEACRRTTGWVLPAVCLIFLGYGYYGGLLPQSWSIAHAGLDFSQIVDALYNSGSGFYGTPLDVAASYVVLFTVYGAVLDLSGAGRFFVDLSVAAFRRSRSAAGRTAVASGFLLGTVSGSGTATAVSVGAVTWPILRRAGYPAEQAGGMLAAAGVGAILSPPTLGAAAFIVAEYLRVSYLTVLGWAMIPTVLYYLGILLAVEIDARRFRVKPVELHVGSPWRLLARFGYHFSSLVAIVVLLALGVSATKAVVYATALAFLLSFLDRRGRLTPRRLFEALSAGVRGVLPVAAVCAAAGIITAITTKTGLGAQVASLLVRTAESLADGRTAVLALTVVFAAVALSLLGLAVPVTASFIIGWVIIGPALLTLGVPGPAAAMFVFYYSVLSEVTPPTALAAVGASAVTGGRPVPTMWQALKYALPAFLVPVTFVLTGPGEYLLGRGPVWGVVWTSAVACLAVAALAVATGGWVLGLGAAGTPERIVTAAAGLLLLYLHPVTITAGCVLLAAALAAVAVRRRTPLGKEST from the coding sequence ATGTCCGAAAGGCGGGACGGGGCACCCCGCTCAGGCGAGCCGCCGGTGTCCACTGTGGAAGACGAGCCGGGCCGCGGACCGGGCGCCGCGCCCGACCCGCCGCGGGACGCGCCGGGGCCTCCGCCCGGCGAGCCGCTCGTGGTCTACGACGACGAGGAGCGCCCCGCGCGGCGGCTCACCGGGCCGGTGGAGCGGGGCGTGGCGGTCGTCGCGTTCGCGGTGGCGGTGCTCGTGCTGTGGCAGGTGTTCCGGCCGCTCGCCCAGGGCAGCCAGTACTACCTGATCATCTTCCTGGCCGGCGTGCTCCCGCTGGTCTTCCTCGGCTACCGGGCCGGACTCCCGGTCCCCGCCCGGCTGCGCCGCGCGCCGGCCGCCGCGCGCGAGCGCGACCTGCCCGGGCCGCTGGACTGGGTGCTGGCGGCGGTCACGCTCGCCGTCTGCCTGTACCCCCTCCTGCCGTTCGCGGTGGGCGAGGCGGGCGGCGGGTACAACGCCTTCCTGGACCGCCAGGGCCTGCTCGCCCCCGCGGACGTCGCGATGGGCGGCGTCCTTCTCCTGCTGGTGCTGGAGGCCTGCCGGCGGACCACCGGGTGGGTGCTGCCCGCGGTCTGCCTGATCTTCCTCGGGTACGGCTACTACGGCGGCCTGCTGCCGCAGAGCTGGTCGATCGCGCACGCCGGCCTCGACTTCAGCCAGATCGTCGACGCGCTCTACAACTCCGGCAGCGGCTTCTACGGCACCCCGCTGGACGTCGCCGCCTCGTACGTCGTGCTGTTCACCGTCTACGGCGCCGTGCTCGACCTCTCCGGCGCCGGCCGCTTCTTCGTGGACCTCTCGGTCGCGGCGTTCCGCCGCTCCCGCAGCGCCGCCGGGCGCACGGCGGTCGCGTCCGGCTTCCTGCTCGGCACGGTCTCCGGATCCGGCACCGCCACCGCGGTCAGCGTCGGCGCGGTCACCTGGCCGATCCTGCGCCGGGCCGGCTACCCCGCCGAGCAGGCCGGCGGCATGCTCGCGGCGGCCGGGGTGGGTGCGATCCTGTCGCCGCCGACGCTGGGCGCGGCCGCGTTCATCGTCGCGGAGTACCTGAGGGTCTCCTACCTGACCGTGCTCGGGTGGGCGATGATCCCCACGGTCCTGTACTACCTCGGCATCCTGCTCGCCGTCGAGATCGACGCCCGCCGCTTCCGGGTCAAGCCGGTGGAGCTGCACGTCGGCTCGCCGTGGCGGCTGCTGGCCCGGTTCGGGTACCACTTCTCCTCGCTGGTCGCGATCGTCGTGCTGCTCGCCCTCGGCGTGAGCGCGACGAAGGCCGTCGTGTACGCGACCGCCCTCGCCTTCCTGCTGTCCTTCCTGGACCGGCGCGGCCGCCTCACCCCGCGCCGCCTCTTCGAGGCGCTCTCCGCCGGGGTGCGCGGCGTCCTGCCGGTGGCGGCCGTGTGCGCGGCGGCCGGCATCATCACCGCGATCACGACGAAGACCGGCCTCGGCGCCCAGGTCGCGTCGCTGCTGGTGCGCACCGCCGAGTCGCTGGCCGACGGCCGCACCGCCGTGCTCGCGCTGACCGTGGTGTTCGCCGCGGTCGCGCTCTCGCTGCTCGGCCTCGCGGTGCCGGTCACGGCCTCGTTCATCATCGGCTGGGTGATCATCGGCCCGGCGCTGCTCACGCTCGGCGTGCCCGGCCCCGCCGCCGCGATGTTCGTCTTCTACTACTCGGTGCTCTCTGAGGTGACGCCGCCGACGGCGCTGGCCGCGGTCGGCGCCTCCGCGGTCACCGGCGGCCGGCCGGTGCCGACGATGTGGCAGGCGCTGAAGTACGCGCTGCCCGCGTTCCTGGTGCCGGTCACGTTCGTGCTCACCGGCCCCGGCGAGTACCTGCTCGGCCGCGGCCCGGTCTGGGGAGTGGTCTGGACGTCGGCGGTGGCCTGCCTGGCGGTCGCCGCGCTCGCGGTGGCCACCGGCGGGTGGGTGCTCGGCCTCGGCGCGGCCGGTACACCCGAACGGATCGTCACCGCGGCCGCCGGCCTGCTGTTGCTCTACCTGCACCCGGTCACCATCACGGCGGGCTGCGTGCTGCTCGCAGCGGCACTGGCCGCGGTGGCCGTGCGCCGCCGAACACCCCTGGGGAAGGAGTCCACATGA
- a CDS encoding alpha/beta fold hydrolase, whose amino-acid sequence MRVVSRDGTPIAYTREGSGPALVLVGGALDDGSENAPLVPALAAHFTVYNYARRGRGGSGDTPPYAVEREVEDLAALAAEAGEPVHLYGVSSGGMFALEAAAAGVPVARLALYEVPYDPSPDAGGRYDEYRERLAEALAAGRRDGALELFMRLAGSSDTEIEGARQSPYWAGLEELAPTLAYDAALYGPPPAARLAAVTRPALVATGGGNEFFEYAADALAGLLPDAVRATFARQGHVADPSVVAPALRRFLLAEGPTSG is encoded by the coding sequence ATGAGGGTGGTGTCGCGGGACGGTACGCCGATCGCGTACACGCGCGAGGGCAGCGGGCCGGCACTCGTCCTGGTGGGTGGCGCGCTCGACGACGGCTCCGAGAACGCGCCGCTCGTGCCCGCCCTGGCCGCGCACTTCACCGTCTACAACTACGCCCGGCGCGGGCGGGGCGGCAGCGGCGACACGCCGCCGTACGCGGTCGAGCGCGAGGTCGAGGACCTGGCGGCGCTCGCCGCCGAGGCCGGGGAGCCCGTCCACCTGTACGGGGTCTCGTCCGGCGGGATGTTCGCGCTCGAGGCGGCCGCCGCCGGGGTGCCGGTCGCGCGGCTGGCGCTCTACGAGGTGCCCTACGACCCGTCGCCGGACGCGGGCGGCCGCTACGACGAGTACCGGGAGCGGCTCGCCGAGGCCCTCGCGGCGGGGCGGCGGGACGGTGCGCTGGAGCTGTTCATGCGGCTGGCCGGTTCGTCCGACACGGAGATCGAGGGGGCGCGCCAATCGCCCTACTGGGCGGGGCTGGAGGAGCTGGCGCCCACGCTCGCGTACGACGCCGCGCTCTACGGGCCGCCGCCGGCCGCCCGCCTCGCCGCCGTCACCCGGCCGGCGCTGGTGGCCACCGGCGGCGGCAACGAGTTCTTCGAGTACGCGGCCGACGCCCTCGCCGGCCTGCTGCCGGACGCGGTGCGCGCGACGTTCGCCCGGCAGGGGCACGTCGCCGACCCGTCGGTGGTGGCACCGGCGCTGCGCCGCTTCCTGCTTGCCGAGGGTCCCACCTCCGGGTGA